A genomic stretch from Gopherus flavomarginatus isolate rGopFla2 chromosome 3, rGopFla2.mat.asm, whole genome shotgun sequence includes:
- the LOC127047637 gene encoding INSYN2B protein-like isoform X2, translated as MVSKETSPCLARSNEGSQEKAMTVRSVLLNRDSPNIETRLKHRRNRTQQVRFKDLVDGNPGEEASPPQEPTATPDTNTPCASTPPRDSPELVASCASDAQWGWHQAKPRSLTLPVPSKVCLSTAIQTSPSLQQQFPASRVRSKSACDFAQQEVLAAAWEPSKSQTGCWGPARGPASARASGDLPHCILTSLSAHNHLPASPLTQHTSREGQPGPTPHATLCHGLTPPPRAPCPLYPGTIRCTAANYTSQQKGCPPAPSPGLCSSQPPAYTRNCGSPKDSHGAPAPCPLCPPSVPCGQPGPPAEPWPQSRSQSEQDLPSQPAHNHVAGSHGLGQPAQRPSQRDPTAALQQQHGSSWGSPSCLPSNHIPSAVLPPPSLPSTTATMLKKTPATLSHQAPSSGWAQSVAARPSVCSQLKATQTECGLMNLEEPQQLTSTSSQGPPPRTQQFTRTPGAPWSNEPLGEPCLTAKQLETLHQVQDLLQLVVAAKGQVGLSKGDEHFLTSRGHVGVGPGQMGDLQSQLQSLEEVLETSQQTIKVLLDVIQDLEKKEAQRDGRHSYRTGQDIANCGTCRDCACIIYRSTSVHGKEATKP; from the exons ATGGTCAGTAAGGAGACCAGCCCCTGCCTGGCTCGGAGCAATGAGGGCAGCCAGGAGAAAGCCATGACCGTACGCTCGGTGCTGCTCAACCGCGACTCGCCCAACATCGAGACCCGCCTCAAGCACCGACGCAACCGCACCCAGCAGGTACGCTTCAAGGACCTGGTGGATGGCAACCCTGGGGAGGAGGCGAGCCCCCCACAGGAGCCAACAGCCACACCTGACACCAACACCCCATGTGCCTCGACGCCTCCCAGGGATTCCCCTGAGCTGGTGGCAAGCTGTGCCTCGGACGCCCAGTGGGGCTGGCACCAGGCCAAGCCGCGCTCACTGACGCTGCCTGTGCCCAGCAAGGTGTGTCTGAGCACGGCCATCCAGACCTCCCCCAGCCTCCAGCAGCAATTTCCAGCCTCCCGTGTCCGCAGCAAGAGCGCCTGCGACTTcgcccagcaggaggtgctagctGCCGCCTGGGAGCCCAGCAAGAgccagacaggctgctggggccCAGCCAGGGGTCCCGCCTCTGCCAGAGCCAGCGGggatctcccccactgcatccTCACCAGCCTTTCTGCACACAAccacctccctgcctcccccctcacccagcacaccagcagagaggggcagccaggccccACTCCACATGCCACTTTGTGCCACGGGCTGACTCCACCGCCCAGGGCTCCTTGCCCACTTTATCCAGGGACCATCAGGTGTACCGCTGCCAACTATACCTCCCAGCAAAAGGGCTGCCCACCAGCGCCCAGCCCCGGCCTCtgctcctcccagccccctgcataCACCAGGAACTGTGGGAGCCCTAAGGACAGCCATGGTGCCCCTGCTCCATGTCCCCTGTGCCCTCCCTCTGTGCCATGTGGACAGCCTGGGCCACCTGCAGAGCCATGGCCTCAAAGCAGGAGCCAGTCTGAGCAGGACCTGCCATCCCAGCCTGCTCATAACCACGTGGCCGGCAGCCATGGGCTCGGCCAACCAGCTCAGCGTCCCTCCCAAAGAgaccccactgctgccctgcagcagcaACACGGCTCGTCCTGGGGCAGCCCCAGCTGCCTCCCTTCAAACCACATCCCCAGCGCAGTCCTGCCACCACCAAGCCTGCCCAGTACTACAGCCACCATGCTGAAGAAGACACCAGCCACCCTCAGCCACCAGGCTCCCAGCAGTGGATGGGCCCAATCTGTGGCTGCAAGGCCCAGTGTCTGCAGCCAGCTGAAGGCCACCCAGACCGAGTGTGGCCTCATGAACTTGGAGGAGCCTCAGCAACTGACCTCCACATCCAGCCAAGGGCCCCCCCCAAGGACACAGCAATTCACCCGGACTCCAGGGGCCCCCTGGAGCAACGAGCCGCTGGGTGAGCCCTGTCTGACGGCCAAGCAGCTGGAGACTCTGCACCAGGTTCAGGATCTTTTGCAATTGGTGGTTGCAGCCAAAGGGCAAGTGGGTCTGTCCAAGGGGGATGAGCATTTCCTAACATCTCGGGGACATGTGGGTGTGGGGCCTGGGCAAATGGGGGACCTACAGTCACAGCTGCAGTCCCTGGAAGAGGTGCTGGAGACCAGCCAACAAACCATCAAGGTGCTGCTGGATGTCATCCAGGACCTGGAGAAGAAGGAGGCCCAGCGGGATGG GCGACACTCATACCGGACAGGGCAGGATATCGCCAACTGTGGGACCTGCCGGGACTGCGCCTGCATAATCTACAG GTCCACCTCAGTCCATGGCAAAGAAGCCACAAAGCCCTGA